The proteins below are encoded in one region of Equus przewalskii isolate Varuska chromosome 1, EquPr2, whole genome shotgun sequence:
- the MDP1 gene encoding magnesium-dependent phosphatase 1, protein MAQLPKLAVFDLDYTLWPFWVDTHVDPPFHKGSDGAVRDRRGQTVRLYPEVPEVLERLQGLGVPVAAASRTSETEGANQLLELFDLVRYFVHREIYPGSKVTHFKRLQQKTGVLFSQMIFFDDEKRNIVDVGKLGVTCIHVRNGMSLHTLTQGLETFTKAQAGP, encoded by the exons ATGGCGCAGCTCCCGAAGCTGGCGGTCTTCGATCTGG ATTACACGCTCTGGCCTTTCTGGGTGGACACGCACGTAGACCCCCCGTTCCACAAGGGCAG TGATGGAGCTGTACGAGACAGGCGGGGCCAAACCGTCCGACTGTACCCAGAGGTGCCTGAGGTCCTGGAACGATTGCAGGGCCTTGGGGTGCCCGTCGCGGCCGCTTCCCG GACAAGTGAGACTGAAGGTGCCAACCAGCTACTGGAGCTCTTTGACCTTGTCAGATACTTTGTTCATCGCGAAATCTATCCAGGCAGCAAGGTCACACACTTTAAGAG GTTGCAGCAGAAGACTGGAGTTCTTTTCTCCCAGATGATCTTCTTTGATGATGAGAAGCGGAATATTGTAGATGTCGGCAAACTGG gtgTTACCTGCATTCATGTGCGGAATGGCATGAGTCTTCACACCCTAACTCAAGGCTTAGAGACATTTACAAAGGCCCAAGCTGGACCCTGA
- the TSSK4 gene encoding testis-specific serine/threonine-protein kinase 4 isoform X3 — protein sequence MGKGNTLEAAPPTSAYRSVMEEYGYEVGKVIGNGSYGTVYEAYYTKQKVMVAVKIISKKKASEDYLNKFLPREIQVMKVLRHKYLINFYQAIETTSRVYIILELAQGGDVLEWIQRYGACSEPLAGKWFSQMTLGIAYLHSKGIVHRLTPSLSAAGRDLKLENLLLDKRENVKISDFGFAKTVPSSQPVRSSPSYRQANCVTHLSQTYCGSFAYACPEILLGLPYNPFLSDTWSMGVILYTLVVARLPFDDTNLKKLLKETQKEVTFPSNHTISQECKVQLLIASVAQWGQAQPRPLSPLP from the exons ATGGGGAAGGGAAACACCTTGGAGGCAGCACCTCCCACCTCAGCCTACCGCTCTGTCATGGAGGAGTATGGTTACGAGGTGGGCAAGGTTATTGGCAATGGCTCCTATGGGACGGTGTACGAGGCTTACTACACAAAGCAGAAGGTCATGGTGGCTGTCAAGATTATCTCAAAGAAGAAGGCGTCCGAGGACTATCTTAACAAGTTCCTGCCCCGCGAGATACAG GTAATGAAGGTCCTGCGGCACAAGTACCTCATCAACTTCTATCAGGCCATCGAGACCACATCCCGGGTATACATCATTCTGGAGCTGGCTCAAGGTGGTGACGTCCTTGAATGGATCCAGCGCTATGGGGCCTGCTCTGAGCCCCTTGCTGGCAAGTGGTTCTCCCAGATGACCCTGGGCATCGCCTACCTGCACAGCAAGGGCATTGTGCACCG cctgacCCCCAGCCTTTCTGCTGCTGGTAGGGACTTAAAGTTGGAGAACCTATTGCTGGACAAGCGGGAGAATGTGAAGATATCGGACTTTGGCTTCGCCAAGACGGTGCCTTCTAGCCAGCCTGTGCGCAGTAGCCCTTCCTACCGCCAAGCGAACTGCGTTACCCACCTCAGCCAGACCTACTGTGGCAGCTTTGCTTATGCCTGCCCGGAGATCCTGCTGGGCTTGCCCTACAACCCTTTCCTGTCTGACACCTGGAGCATGGGGGTCATCCTCTACACTCTAGTGGTTGCCCGTCTGCCCTTTGATGACACCAATCTCAAGAAGCTGCTGAAAGAGACTCAGAAGGAGGTCACTTTTCCATCTAACCACACCATCTCCCAGGAGTGCAAG GTCCAGCTGCTCATTGCCAGTGTGGCACAATGGGGGCAAGCTCAGCCAagacctctctctcccctgccctag
- the TSSK4 gene encoding testis-specific serine/threonine-protein kinase 4 isoform X1 encodes MGKGNTLEAAPPTSAYRSVMEEYGYEVGKVIGNGSYGTVYEAYYTKQKVMVAVKIISKKKASEDYLNKFLPREIQVMKVLRHKYLINFYQAIETTSRVYIILELAQGGDVLEWIQRYGACSEPLAGKWFSQMTLGIAYLHSKGIVHRLTPSLSAAGRDLKLENLLLDKRENVKISDFGFAKTVPSSQPVRSSPSYRQANCVTHLSQTYCGSFAYACPEILLGLPYNPFLSDTWSMGVILYTLVVARLPFDDTNLKKLLKETQKEVTFPSNHTISQECKNLVLQMLCQATKRATILDIIKDPWVLKFQPEQPTNEIRLLEAMCQFPSTTNRQSLEIST; translated from the exons ATGGGGAAGGGAAACACCTTGGAGGCAGCACCTCCCACCTCAGCCTACCGCTCTGTCATGGAGGAGTATGGTTACGAGGTGGGCAAGGTTATTGGCAATGGCTCCTATGGGACGGTGTACGAGGCTTACTACACAAAGCAGAAGGTCATGGTGGCTGTCAAGATTATCTCAAAGAAGAAGGCGTCCGAGGACTATCTTAACAAGTTCCTGCCCCGCGAGATACAG GTAATGAAGGTCCTGCGGCACAAGTACCTCATCAACTTCTATCAGGCCATCGAGACCACATCCCGGGTATACATCATTCTGGAGCTGGCTCAAGGTGGTGACGTCCTTGAATGGATCCAGCGCTATGGGGCCTGCTCTGAGCCCCTTGCTGGCAAGTGGTTCTCCCAGATGACCCTGGGCATCGCCTACCTGCACAGCAAGGGCATTGTGCACCG cctgacCCCCAGCCTTTCTGCTGCTGGTAGGGACTTAAAGTTGGAGAACCTATTGCTGGACAAGCGGGAGAATGTGAAGATATCGGACTTTGGCTTCGCCAAGACGGTGCCTTCTAGCCAGCCTGTGCGCAGTAGCCCTTCCTACCGCCAAGCGAACTGCGTTACCCACCTCAGCCAGACCTACTGTGGCAGCTTTGCTTATGCCTGCCCGGAGATCCTGCTGGGCTTGCCCTACAACCCTTTCCTGTCTGACACCTGGAGCATGGGGGTCATCCTCTACACTCTAGTGGTTGCCCGTCTGCCCTTTGATGACACCAATCTCAAGAAGCTGCTGAAAGAGACTCAGAAGGAGGTCACTTTTCCATCTAACCACACCATCTCCCAGGAGTGCAAG AACCTGGTCCTCCAGATGCTATGCCAAGCCACCAAGCGTGCCACCATCCTGGACATCATCAAGGATCCCTGGGTGCTCAAGTTCCAGCCTGAGCAACCCACCAATGAGATCAGGCTGCTCGAGGCCATGTGCCAGTTCCCCAGCACCACTAATCGCCAGTCCTTGGAAATCAGTACCTGA
- the CHMP4A gene encoding charged multivesicular body protein 4a: MGSSAPLDDVVAVPQGGIGRGQSPRDETGPSPRARRKCAGRRGAQAGEAGVAMSGLGRLFGRGKKEKGPTPEEAIQKLKETEKILIKKQEFLEHKIQQELQTAKKHGTKNKRAALQALRRKKRLEQQLAQIDGTLSTLEFQREAIENATTNVEVLRTMELAAQGMKKAYQDMDIDKVDELMADITEQQEVAQQISDAISRPLGFGEDVDEDELLEELEQLEQEESARELLPVDDKEEEPPVKLPSVPTHVPAEPAPEADEDAEALKQLATWVS; the protein is encoded by the exons ATGGGCTCGTCTGCGCCTCTTGATGATGTCGTCGCGGTGCCCCAAGGAGGGATTGGCCGAGGCCAGTCTCCGCGTGATGAGACAGGACCCTCCCCGAGAGCAAGGCGGAAGTGTGCGGGCCGCCGCGGGGCGCAGGCGGGAGAGGCTGGGGTCGCGATGAGTGGGCTCGGCCGACTCTTCGGGAGGG ggaagaaggagaaggggccCACCCCTGAAGAGGCAATACAGAAACTGAAGGAGACGGAGAAGATACTGATCAAGAAACAGGAGTTTCTGGAGCACAAGATTCAACAGGAGCTACAAACGGCCAAGAAGCATGGCACCAAGAATAAGAGAG CCGCCCTACAGGCTTTGCGGAGGAAGAAAAGACTGGAACAGCAGCTGGCACAAATTGACGGGACATTATCCACCCTGGAGTTTCAGCGTGAGGCCATTGAGAATGCCACCACCAATGTCGAAGTGCTTCGTACCATGGAGCTTGCTGCCCAAGGCATGAAGAAAGCCTACCAGGACAT GGACATTGACAAGGTGGATGAACTGATGGCTGACATCACAGAACAGCAGGAGGTGGCCCAGCAGATCTCAGATGCCATTTCTCGGCCTTTGGgctttggagaggatgtggatgaG GATGAACTGTTGGAGGAGCTAgagcagctggagcaggaggaATCAGCCCGGGAGTTGTTACCTGTGGATGATAAGGAGGAAGAACCTCCAGTCAAACTACCCAGTGTACCCACCCATGTGCCAGCAGAGCCAG CTCCCGAGGCAGATGAAGATGCAGAAGCACTGAAGCAGTTGGCTACCTGGGTGTCCTGA
- the TSSK4 gene encoding testis-specific serine/threonine-protein kinase 4 isoform X2: MGKGNTLEAAPPTSAYRSVMEEYGYEVGKVIGNGSYGTVYEAYYTKQKVMVAVKIISKKKASEDYLNKFLPREIQVMKVLRHKYLINFYQAIETTSRVYIILELAQGGDVLEWIQRYGACSEPLAGKWFSQMTLGIAYLHSKGIVHRDLKLENLLLDKRENVKISDFGFAKTVPSSQPVRSSPSYRQANCVTHLSQTYCGSFAYACPEILLGLPYNPFLSDTWSMGVILYTLVVARLPFDDTNLKKLLKETQKEVTFPSNHTISQECKNLVLQMLCQATKRATILDIIKDPWVLKFQPEQPTNEIRLLEAMCQFPSTTNRQSLEIST; encoded by the exons ATGGGGAAGGGAAACACCTTGGAGGCAGCACCTCCCACCTCAGCCTACCGCTCTGTCATGGAGGAGTATGGTTACGAGGTGGGCAAGGTTATTGGCAATGGCTCCTATGGGACGGTGTACGAGGCTTACTACACAAAGCAGAAGGTCATGGTGGCTGTCAAGATTATCTCAAAGAAGAAGGCGTCCGAGGACTATCTTAACAAGTTCCTGCCCCGCGAGATACAG GTAATGAAGGTCCTGCGGCACAAGTACCTCATCAACTTCTATCAGGCCATCGAGACCACATCCCGGGTATACATCATTCTGGAGCTGGCTCAAGGTGGTGACGTCCTTGAATGGATCCAGCGCTATGGGGCCTGCTCTGAGCCCCTTGCTGGCAAGTGGTTCTCCCAGATGACCCTGGGCATCGCCTACCTGCACAGCAAGGGCATTGTGCACCG GGACTTAAAGTTGGAGAACCTATTGCTGGACAAGCGGGAGAATGTGAAGATATCGGACTTTGGCTTCGCCAAGACGGTGCCTTCTAGCCAGCCTGTGCGCAGTAGCCCTTCCTACCGCCAAGCGAACTGCGTTACCCACCTCAGCCAGACCTACTGTGGCAGCTTTGCTTATGCCTGCCCGGAGATCCTGCTGGGCTTGCCCTACAACCCTTTCCTGTCTGACACCTGGAGCATGGGGGTCATCCTCTACACTCTAGTGGTTGCCCGTCTGCCCTTTGATGACACCAATCTCAAGAAGCTGCTGAAAGAGACTCAGAAGGAGGTCACTTTTCCATCTAACCACACCATCTCCCAGGAGTGCAAG AACCTGGTCCTCCAGATGCTATGCCAAGCCACCAAGCGTGCCACCATCCTGGACATCATCAAGGATCCCTGGGTGCTCAAGTTCCAGCCTGAGCAACCCACCAATGAGATCAGGCTGCTCGAGGCCATGTGCCAGTTCCCCAGCACCACTAATCGCCAGTCCTTGGAAATCAGTACCTGA
- the TSSK4 gene encoding testis-specific serine/threonine-protein kinase 4 isoform X4, with protein sequence MGKGNTLEAAPPTSAYRSVMEEYGYEVGKVIGNGSYGTVYEAYYTKQKVMVAVKIISKKKASEDYLNKFLPREIQVMKVLRHKYLINFYQAIETTSRVYIILELAQGGDVLEWIQRYGACSEPLAGKWFSQMTLGIAYLHSKGIVHRDLKLENLLLDKRENVKISDFGFAKTVPSSQPVRSSPSYRQANCVTHLSQTYCGSFAYACPEILLGLPYNPFLSDTWSMGVILYTLVVARLPFDDTNLKKLLKETQKEVTFPSNHTISQECKVQLLIASVAQWGQAQPRPLSPLP encoded by the exons ATGGGGAAGGGAAACACCTTGGAGGCAGCACCTCCCACCTCAGCCTACCGCTCTGTCATGGAGGAGTATGGTTACGAGGTGGGCAAGGTTATTGGCAATGGCTCCTATGGGACGGTGTACGAGGCTTACTACACAAAGCAGAAGGTCATGGTGGCTGTCAAGATTATCTCAAAGAAGAAGGCGTCCGAGGACTATCTTAACAAGTTCCTGCCCCGCGAGATACAG GTAATGAAGGTCCTGCGGCACAAGTACCTCATCAACTTCTATCAGGCCATCGAGACCACATCCCGGGTATACATCATTCTGGAGCTGGCTCAAGGTGGTGACGTCCTTGAATGGATCCAGCGCTATGGGGCCTGCTCTGAGCCCCTTGCTGGCAAGTGGTTCTCCCAGATGACCCTGGGCATCGCCTACCTGCACAGCAAGGGCATTGTGCACCG GGACTTAAAGTTGGAGAACCTATTGCTGGACAAGCGGGAGAATGTGAAGATATCGGACTTTGGCTTCGCCAAGACGGTGCCTTCTAGCCAGCCTGTGCGCAGTAGCCCTTCCTACCGCCAAGCGAACTGCGTTACCCACCTCAGCCAGACCTACTGTGGCAGCTTTGCTTATGCCTGCCCGGAGATCCTGCTGGGCTTGCCCTACAACCCTTTCCTGTCTGACACCTGGAGCATGGGGGTCATCCTCTACACTCTAGTGGTTGCCCGTCTGCCCTTTGATGACACCAATCTCAAGAAGCTGCTGAAAGAGACTCAGAAGGAGGTCACTTTTCCATCTAACCACACCATCTCCCAGGAGTGCAAG GTCCAGCTGCTCATTGCCAGTGTGGCACAATGGGGGCAAGCTCAGCCAagacctctctctcccctgccctag
- the NEDD8 gene encoding ubiquitin-like protein NEDD8: MLIKVKTLTGKEIEIDIEPTDKVERIKERVEEKEGIPPQQQRLIYSGKQMNDEKTAADYKILGGSVLHLVLALRGGGGLRQ; this comes from the exons ATGCTAATTAAAGTGAAG ACGCTGACCGGAAAGGAGATTGAGATTGACATTGAACCCACAGACAAG GTGGAGCGAATCAAGGAGCgtgtggaagagaaagagggaatccCCCCACAGCAGCAGCGGCTTATCTACAGTGGTAAACAGAT GAATGATGAGAAGACAGCAGCTGATTACAAGATCCTAGGCGGTTCAGTCCTCCATCTGGTGTTGGCTCTGAGAGGAGGCGGTGGTCTTAGGCAGTGA